Sequence from the Mytilus galloprovincialis chromosome 13, xbMytGall1.hap1.1, whole genome shotgun sequence genome:
GCAACAGCCTGGGGATATTCTTGGAATTTCAAACAACCAGGCTGCCAGGTCATTTTTCTTTATCAACTCCTTTACCCACAAATGGTGATAACAAACACACAAATCAATTTGATCTTTCATTTTTCTTCGTTGGATTTGTTCGTCACGGTGTAAAATCTTCAGACATCCCAAAGGGGATCATAGATTTCAGTCAATCAAATATATCCGTCCAAAGGTTTGGCAATTTAAACAATGTGTTGACTATCTGCGAAATATTTCAAGAACATAATTTGGATATTATATGTCCTAATTTAAACCTGTCAATTTTATGACTTCATTCTGAAATGACATGATTACTCGATTAAACTAAACAGTGAAGTTTCATTGCGTCCATCATGTCAATATACTATTGATAACTCCAATCATTTACAAGagtgaataaaaaataataatggtaaaataagtataaagaaaagaaaaaagtagggactatacatgtacaaatgtatatttacaCAAACAATTGTGTATTTTCACCGGCGAAGCTTCtcgtatttatattttgtaattatacattttcaataattatataattgGCTAGATTTATCcttttaatataattatgtatttgaGCTCCGTCTTATAGAAATATAAATCAATGACATCTTTCAACCATAAAATGCCCAATCAAAACATAGACAAAAGCAATAGGTATGGTGACTGCAATGGATTTAActtaaattaactttttttatttggaaCATAACTTCATATAGAATTCAGAATGATTACCCAAACTGATTCTCTAACCCTTATTTGAAGTGTACCCTCTTTTACTGTTTTAAGCTTCTTCTATGGGAAATAACCAAAGAtgataaatataaagcaaaaataGAAGCCTTCATAGATTCGTATTTACCTGGTGGGTCTGTTCCTATTACACCTTGTGGACTGACATGGAGAGATCAGTGGGGACCAAACAGATATGCAGGTGAGATACTTAACAAATAACGTTATTAATAAATCagttaaatagatataagaagatgtggtatgagtgcaaatgggtcaactctccatccaagtcacaatttgtaaaagtaaaccattatagttcaaagtatgACATcgacacggagtcttggctcataccgaacagcaagctataaagggcccccaaaaaaaagtgtaaaaaagcattcaaacgggtaaaccaacggtataatctatataaaaagagAATGTCTGAAAATAACCTTTCATTTGTAAAATGAAGTTTATAATGCCCAACCtcgtttttttatacaaaatgataaaaagataTTTAACTGTCTCATATGTCCTCGGCACGTGAATGTATTATATTTATGACACCCTATATATAGCTAAATGCAATAATTTTACTGTCGTATCAATTCTTAGATTTTTCTTGTTACAGCCAATGCTGCTTTTATTGCCGTGATTGCTGCTGCTGACGGGATTGGTGGAGATAAATTTAAGAATTTCGCCATGTCACAAATAAATTACATGCTGGGTGATAACAATTATAACATGAGTTATGAGATAggatttggaaaaaaatatccATTGAGACCTCATCACAGAGGAGCGTAAGTTACATATATTCAATGCTGTCACCCTCCGATAATTTGAAACATCAGTCTGAAATATCTAAATATCAGATTGATTCAACCCCCAAGATTTTGAAATGGGAGCTCCAACAAGGCAACGTAATGAATAGGGCTTGTAAAAATTATATGCGTTAACTATATTTAATTGGAGCTCCATCAGACCCCCGAAGTACATCtctttaaatatatatcatgaaCAATGTCATTTTCAAAATGTTCTCCCAAAAACAAACTACCAAAGCAAAAAAAGCTGAATATTTATGTATCAAGTAGTAATTATGATAAACTTTTTTTCGGGAAGAGGAATGAAGATATCGtaattttcgtctttgttttcttttttggcttctcatacatttgtatattttgttaggTTTATTTGATACCCACTAAGAATATGTTGTAGAATTTAGGTAAGATTGTTTACAATAATAACAACATCACAAACCATATCGGACATGCAAAAAAGAAGATTTGGGGTGAAGTTCAATGAACCAGCACCTCAAAGACATCTAGAGGACTCGTTGTGATGTATCTCTGTAAAACTGCTACATaactgtatatataatttaaggtgaaaacaattttgtaaacgaaacgcgcgtctagcgtgaatacaaaatttaatcctggtacctatgatgagttgATTTACATGTTTATTCTCTATGATGAGTTGATTTACATGTTTATTCTCTATGATGAGTTGATTTACATGTTTATTCTCTATGATGAGTTGATTTACATGTTTATTCTCTATGATGAGTTGATTTACATGTTTATTCTCTATGATTCAGTTCATGTAAACAAGACAGATGTGTCAGCCATTCCGAGGACAATCCCAATACTTTAGTTGGTGGACTGGTGGGTGGACCAGGACGTAATGACGATTATCAGGACAGACGTGAAGAATTTATCAAAAACGAAGTGGCATGTGACTACAATGCTGGTTTCCAAACCGCATGTGCAGGTGATGCATTTATACATTTGTAGGTACAATGCTGGTTTCCAAACCGCATGCGCAAGTGATGTGACTTTATGCATTTATTTATAGTCCTACAATGAATATGTCTCTTTGCGATGCTGGATTCCAAACCGCTTGCGTAGGTGATGCCTTTAAAAATTTGTTAGTACAATGAATATTTCTCACTTTACAATGCTGGTTTCCAAACTGCATGCGGAGGTAAAGcctttatacatttgtatgtcgATGAATATGTCTCACATTACAATGCTGGTTTCCAAACCGAATGCGCAGGTgatgactatatacatttttatgtACAATTAATATGTCTCACTTTACAATGCTGGTTTCCAAACCGCATGCGCAGGTGATGcctttatacatttgtatgtaaaaTGAATATGTCTAACTTTTATAAAAGTTTTGACTGATTCTGCCACGCAAAAATTATTATCATGTAATATCGATGTAGAAAGATCCATTCCTTATCTTGATTTTGTAGGAGTTTGGGTAAATGTCCGTTTAAAAAAGTCTATGTTCTTTTCTCATATCTGGTTCGGTTTGACAATATAAACGTTACTTTTTTGGTAATTTTCCATAATCGCCCAATTGTCTCATCTGCTTTGGTAAAATaactaaaatgtattttattactGAATTGATAGGCGTTCAAAATGATACATCTTTCATGTCGTACATTTGAAGTTGAGTTTTCGAATTTACTGACGGGATACAAAACAAGtaccaaaaataaaacaacagtgTACAGGCATCGTGAAACAAGTTGGTTGCATGCCCACAAAAACGCCTTGATGTTGTAGAAATGCAACATGTAACACAGTAATACTATGCATTTGATTGCAGGGCTTTAAAAAGTGACCAGACAAATAAATGCAGGGGTAATTAGCCCTGTTTTCTTATGCTTAccaataacatattttaatttctttatacaGGGCTTTACCATTTTGCAATCAACAACCAGCTGCCTCCATCTCCACCCGCGAAATGTTGAGttttattatcaataaatatataaatacagtCAACTCTCGATATATCGAAACCAGTCcaaccagagaaatatttcgagatacccATAATTCGACTTATACAAATACCGGAAGTTTGAGACTAAGGGACACAGCTCTGTCAGGATTAGCTTAGTAAGGCATGTTCTACCCTAACCATTACTTGTCTGATTTTCACAGCCAATCCCGTAATCGTTAGAAATTTGGGATAAATATTGAAGGTAAACCAACATGAAATTTAAGGAAACAGAAAAAGATTTATAACTGAATATTCTTAATGTTATTGTTCATTGCAACAGAATATAAACTGGTAAAAATCTTTGCTGTAAGAAGGTGAGTtagaattgccaatgagacaacttttcacaaaaGACCAGATGACATAGAATTTATCATCTATGTGTCATTGTACGACCTGCAACAATGACCCAAGCGAAAACCGTCAAGCAATATATAAAAAGACCCGACatgataaaagtaaaacaattattatGTTTCCTTCTTTCGTTATCTTATTGTCGATATTCTGGTCGTGTCAATTGCGTCTAGATATGAGGTTTGAAAAGTATAACGATGACACACACAATGCTAACTCAGTAATGCAACTGATCTCACTTCTTTAGATCTATGGCTATTGGAATTATTTCCAAGCAGGATTTTTTATTTGCACCTCCAAATATGTAGTAATCGGTATTATTTGCACCTATACATGTGTGAGACAATCAGTATTATTTGTACCTCGACTTATGCATTTATCGGTATTATCTGCACCTTGATACCTGCGATAATCAGTATTTTTGCACTTCGACTTATGCGATAATCGGTATGACACGGTCATATGCAAAAGCATTTTACTCCTTGCATGCAAGTTTCGTCTTCTATGAGATATTTTTCTAAAGATGGATCTTAATCTGCAGTTAAATATATGCCCGTCTAAAACAAAGGCTTTCATTGAATACAGATTTATATCTACATAACAGTACTAAtagtataaacaaacattaacatAATAATTCAATGTCCTTTATAGATCAAGAAGACGTCATATACCACTTTGTATTGTCCTATATATTTTCCTTCATCTTCTTACAGAGAAATGTTAGCTTTATGCGAAATAAATTCCACGCTGTTAACATGAATACACTTGTTCAATTCCGTTTTGCGTCAAGGCTAGTCTACTCTCAATCAATTATCATTTTATCTCTCTTTTACAATTTCACTCTTTTGTACTTTCCCCATCAATAACttcattaatacatgtataaagtaacatCGTACAACTATTTAAGTTGATTTCTTGACGCTCTGTTTATATGCTGTCATTATAAGGTCGCATATCTCTGGAATTCCAACCATGTTTTTAGCCTGAGTAAATAAAGTTGGGCCGCTTTGTCTCATCATAGCTGCATCCCTTTCCATTACCTAAAATATCCgtcaaaaaaattatatcagcTACATGTAATATATTGAGTACACGACAACACTTCTTCTATGATTGCATCGTGCATTCACCGTACATTGATCGTGCGTGTTTCGTGCATGTGATCAGTTTAAATTTTAGAAGATCTGCAAATCCTTTATAAATAGAGATTATGGCAAGTTGTTTTGACATATATCTTATTAATGACTAAAAGCAAATATAAGAATCTTTTTTGTTTGCCTTTGTTTACAGCAATTGAATGTCCCTAGAACCAACCTGTCTTAAGTATTGTTCATATGCTAAAAAgcaggacaaaaaaaaaacagggtaaAAAGATGacatataaatttgaaataattttagaaCGCATTTACGTAgagtttatattttaaacaagcCATGAGATGAACCAACACAGATCCACTATATTACCAAGTATGACAAATACTGACCCTGTTAATAAACTTAAAGTgtttaattgtaaattttatacttttatttttagaattttcttttttatacttacttTTAGATCAGCTCCCACGGCTTCAGCGAGATCTGTTTTATTTACCACTAACAAGTCACTCTGTGTAATGCCTGGTCCACCTTTTCTAGGAATCTTGTCACCCCCTGCTACATcgattatataaataatataatccGCTAATTCTCGGCTAAAATTCGCTGCCAGATTATCACCCCCTGATTCTATTATAACTACTTCCGGGTCAAACTTTCTCGTGAGATCTCGGACTTCCGCCATATTTAAAGAATAGTcctacaaatatatatgtaaagaaaATAATATCTTGTTCATATACATGTACGTTTGAATTAATTAAACACGAGATTGCAAGGCTCATATAAAGCCAAGTGTTTAAAAGTGTTAACTGAAAGGCCAGAAATAAACTACAATTGAAAAAAGTCCAATAAAGAGAATTTAAAAATTCCTCACGAAGACCCCAATAAATACGAAAAAATCGATTATAGGAAAGGTCTGTCTTGATTATTGATTAGTATTTATTAAacatacagtggcaaatatttcatacattaatGAAGAAGGACGCTATTGTGGATACAAATAAAACTCAGCTATGGACATCTTAGATACACAACTTCTGTATGATAGCGCCTGCATAACTTTTTgagatatattttaaaattacgaACAGAAAATAAAGAGTTTCCTTGCGTATCTGCGGAACCATACCTCTTAtgtcttatttatattttttgaaattataaacaaaatattacaagAAACCAAGCACTACGTATCCATGTGAAATTGTCATAAAATATCCTTGTAAGGAGCAGTATTCTTATAAAAAGAAAATCCTGAtagaaatacaaatgtatttgacTTGCATTACCTCCCTTTTTACaagatacatttttgtattcgGGAATCAAAATGTTCTCGATTCGCgcatataaaatgttatttttttttgtgtgtgttgcgTCGTCCATCTATAGCAATATATAGAAAGAAACAAATGTTAAATGTATCAAAGACATGTTCATTGTCCTAGACTTATAATTGACACTTCCAAAATTGATGCTCATTGCTTTTAATTCTAGCATAGGAACAAAAGCATAAAACATTGCATCATGTGACAGAAACAACCACGGAGAAGAGATGAAAAAAGCAATAAAAGCGCTGTTCGTATgcttcataatttatttttttttgctgcgcattttctgattttttattatcgatggataccccatatcctttatCTTATATTATAcaaagtatatcatgtatatagccaATGAATTATATACCTCTCTAATGGCAGCATGTGGACATCCACCAGTTTCAACTGCTGTCATTCTTTCCTCAGGTAAAGCTTTATTTCTCACTAAAAATTCCCAGTCCTCCCTGAAagtatttatacattttgaaaatgtttttgttttcttcagaAAATCAACATCGCTTATAACGTTGTGAACATCTTTTACCGGCAATATCATGTAAAACTAATATGTGTCTTGAACAATTTAAACTAACATGAGTCTCGAACAATTTAAACTAACATGTGTCTCGAACAATTTAAACTAACATGTGTCTCGAACAATTCAAACTGACATGTGTCTCAAACAATTTAAACTAATATAATTCTTGAACAATCAAAACTAACATAATTATGTCGGACAATTAAAACTGTTTTATATATGTGTCTCGAACAATTAAATCGTACACGTGTCTCGAACAATTAAGACTAACACGTGTCTCGAACAATTAAAACTAATATGTCACCGTTGTGTCTTGAACAATTAAAACTAATATGTGTCTCGAACAGTCAAAACTATACAATGTACACTGATCTTGTAGATATTGTTCTTTTTAAtcgatttatttaaaaaaaaccaggttTCTTTGGTTTTCGATTGATACTTATTTACCAAGAACACGAATTCTCCTTATAGTTTTATTGTCGCGTACGtatgtgttaaaaaaaagaaaacttgaaaAATGTGTGCGTaatagaaatatatacaaactgtTTGTTGTCTCGTTTgattaaagacattttttttacataaataacatATTATACTTGTCACGATTAACATTGTGacattaattgttttcttttcgaCCGATTTCCGTTTATGTTTACTGGTGATGTTATAATTGTCGGAAACTGTTATAATATGTGATACGTACAGGGACAGAATTAAttataatacatacatgtattatgtgtCTCTGAAGTACTGAAGtatttaaattatacaataattccTTCATGTTCATTATGTTCTTATTCTATCATGTTATAAACTGTAGAAACTCCAGAAATTGAAGCCTCCCACAAACAGACTGCCATAccagtgagaagtttagctaactataaactcaggtttaatacaccattttcaACACTAGGAAATggttgtacaaagtcaggaatatgaaagttgttttcattcatttgatgtgtttcagcttttggtTTGCCATACGTGTCCTCACCCCACAGGGCCACTTAACCCTACAGTAAAGGCTCCCTGTAACAGGCGGGTATACATACCTTGTAAATATATCATTAGTAACAACACATATACTATGTTTATCTCTAAGATGTTTACATATGGCAAGAACTGTGGCAGTTTTTCCCGACCCCACCGGGCCACCTATTCCTACTGTAAAGGCTCTCTGCAACAAAAGAACTTGTTTAGAATGGTACGTCTAAGCTAAATTAACGAGAATATAGAACGCAGACATGTCTTCAGCTTTTTTTTCCAATTCGCCTTTTCACAATCTAAAGGACGATTGTATCATTGTTCATACAACAACATGAAACAATGTTACGTCATTGGCTGGATTTCAcgtttttaaacaaatcacaactTTTTGGTGAACGTTTTTTGAAAATGTTACACAGAATTCATTAGATTCGTAAACGGCGTATTGATAATGTGATACATGCATAATTGAAAGGAACTAGATTTGGCAATTCTTTTAACTTCTTATTGGTCATATAACTCATGaggaaggccgtacggtgacctataatttttatgtgtcattttggtctcttgtggagagttgtctcattggcaatcataccacatctttttatatttatttatatatcaggACTCCATTCAactaatgtgtttgagcttttgattttgctttttgttAGGGGACTTTCcgaattttttgaattttccttgaagttccgtattattgttttttttttgttttttttttttaagttttataattattgactttcaattgttttttagTGTTGAGGATGTGTAGGTTAATTCAGAAAATCGTTTTCGACGCCCACTATTTATAAATTATCTTGTTATCTAATGCAGTAAAACCTAACCCCATCGGGACTGGTTAATAGCTTGAGAAGATAGTTTATTGTTCGGCCTTTGCATACAATTTTTCTTTCATCTTATACAGGTTTTCTGTTTACGCAAGGTCCTCTAGTAAATtttttgattacaaaaaaaggTTTATGTTTAATCCTGGATACAGCGAACGtgtgtcttatatatatatatataataaaaactataacacaaattccaatacgtttcggccattacggccttcttcattggaataaattacaacattgaaacaacaattacattGCTTGGATACATTACGTTATAATAACTTTTATGACGTTCATTTGCCGCGTTTTTcgcttttttaatataaacatttttattatcgTTCATACATTGTGTTGAGTCCTTCAGGttctaaagtttttaatttttttttatccaaaaggcTTCTTTAGTTTTTCTGTAAGTTTCTGTCCCAAATACTCTTTCTATGGcggtaacttttaaatttgtcattgaatGATTCTTCTGAATGAAATGGTTGGCTACTGGATCTTCTGTTTTCTTTgttcgtatttttgaaaagttcaataGCATTCGTTGATATAGTGTATTACCCGTTTGTCCTACATATAgaactttttcacattttgtacaattGATTGCATATACCACGCCTAAggttttacaatttatttgttatatgaGAAAACTATGAGAAGATGGACAGgacataaacatgttttgttataaCTTGCCAATATATGACATGTATTCTTGTTTCAGAAACATGTCTAATGCATGTCAAGAACATTTGTCATCATAAacatgttattttgttttgttataacaaATGAGCCTCCAGCTTATTATAACATTTTGATTGAAATTAGATTCAAAACTCTAATAATACAATGATCCTCTGAACCAAAGGTTCCATGTACTTTTAGTACTACTTTTTAAAAGCAGTTGAAgtaaacatttgaaatatatttaaaactggCGCCATTTTGATATCGGTGTGGTTATAAAATATCTTTCCCACAGTTCAGTGTAAAAGCCACAATTTTCTATCCAACttacccagtggcggatccagaacattgtgaagaaaggggggggggggggggggttctaacCTGAGTGGGCCGCTCCattcacgcttcagtgattccctatacaatcaaccattttttccacgaaaaggggggggggggggcttaggCCCCTAGGCcatcccctggatccgcctatgtaacCCCTGTTATGACATCACATGGTTAACATAAAGACTGTAATGTGTTTGGAAGGGACTAGTTTTCTTTTCCAGAGCACTAGGGTTCATCTCACGTTTGAATGGGTTTATGTGTAGTTTTTCCGTGTTGTATTTTACACGCGATTCCTGTTTTATTTAATGTCTCctttctctttttatattttctgcCCCAATATTCTTAtgaaaatgagaatggaaataataaatgtcaccaaagggtcttcaacaaagcgagacaatcccgcacccggagatggtcttcatttaaaaaaaatatttattaattcaGATAACTTGCCTTTTATTAATtaacatgttttgatcatttaaataaaataagagAGGATAATGAATAATGTGCATCCTGTCCATCTTCTCATAGTTTTCTCATATAAAAAAAGTTCATATTCAGGTTCATAAAGTAGtgatttaagtttttaagttcGTCAGTAAGTTATGCAAAGATCATCTTACTATGCGTGATCAATGTCGTGTAttatcatttgtaaaaaatatacatacatttcaaaattaaaaaaacaaatatgtaccacaATATAATCATAGAAACAATTTAAACTATCATACATGCTGAAACGGAAAAGCTTTAGTGTTTCTGCAATATATTGAACTATAATAGAAATTGCCAATATAATCGTTTACTATATTCCCTCCTTTAGATAACATTTTAAAGTTATTTGTCGCCATGAATTCTAATTTCATAATGTCACATTTATTTGTTACTAATCATAATATATTCATTTTgtcatatatattgtttatacatgtagcaAGTTTATTATTACTAATGACCTCTTGGACATGACTGTGTTTGagtgtttttaaataaatcttgaaAACTTAATTGAGGTTTTCACAATAAAATAGAACGAAATGAGGCCATTTTGATGTATAGTATATTACTTAACATGTTCAAGTTCGAGCAACACGAGGGGTTCCTTGTTAATGATGTATATTAGTTAAAAATAATGATATGGgaatattttgtcaaatgtcttcttttaattCATATATCCGTTCCTGTTATGTAAGAAAACCTGAAGGagatgtagtataattgccaatCATGAGATAATTATCCAACAGAGTTCAAATGATGCGAATTTAAGCAATAATGGAATACATAAGTATGTATTCAggtgaaatgtaaaaaaaataggaatttaaaattgatactataaattggttaaggaacaaaataaagcaaaaaatattgaaaggTCATGgaactccttttcgagatattaaattaaaaaaaaatatatggaggGAAAAGGCTGACGAAGACTTTTACctaatattttaatattggtcAAAGGTATAACTACTGTTCTAACATACCATATAACCAACAAAGGGGAACTTTTAATGAAGGCCTCCGTCTCTTTATAAATAATAAAGCGGGAACGGTATCGTGAATGTAAAAACACCGAATAGTTTCGATATAAGCGTTTAACTTAGTGACATGGGAAgatttaactttttcaaaaaatgtgatACGTTCATAAATTTCGATTTttaaagctcattagagcttgtGTTACTTTGTTTGCAATGTATCGACgataaataaaactttgattaattttgataatattttttctcgTTTGGAATAATCTACAAGAAATACATGTTGATTATTTGATCTTTCTACTCCCGCCCCCTATTTCTCTGTTGTTCTGTCAAAGAAAGCAACGTCGCTAGTTTACGAGATTGAGTCTGAAATCATACTccacaaataacaaaaaacctGCCGGTACAGTCGGAAATGCCAGaaacatatattgtattatacatacatgtatgtctctTAAAGGACCACGTACAAACTTATAATTTGAAAATCACCTGTTTCCAGTCCGTACGATATAAAGGTTGGTCTCGACTTGAAAACGTTCCTGGATTTTCCATTATCTCATGGGTGTGTCCGTGTTCGTGGTGGTCCCCATGTTGATGACCGCTAGTGTGTAAGTTCACATGTTCGTCACTGATCGGACCAGCTGTGAATAAGGTTATATATTACATCATTGATCGGGCCAGCTGTGAATAAGGTTATATATTACATCATTGATCGGACCAGCTGTGTATAAGTTTTCTTATTACATCATAAGAAGTAATGAAGTGAACATACAGTAAACtatgtattatatattagaaATTTACTATTTTTTAAGCAAAACGATAACATTCATCAAAATTCGTCACAgagaccgttgtttttcctgtttgaatggttttacactattcatttttggaaccttttatagctttctgttcgatgtgagccaaggctttgtattgaagaccgtactttgacctataattatagtttacttgtataaattgttactttgatggagggttgtctcattgccactcatattacatcttcttatAGCTATAAAGAGTGGGAGAAAATATAATTCGGAAAGTAAACAATAGCTTGAGGACACTGATTAAAACACTGATCTTGTGGCCAAGCTTTGCTTCCAATGATCTATAAACACTCCGTTCTACTTTCTGTATTCAAGAACTTTCGGGATCCTCTAGTTTTGTTGGATTAAAATCCGCCTTCCAAAATTTGCAGGAATACATTTCATTGGCTGAAGTTATAATCATCGTGACAGATAGTAAAACGGAAGGTTGACAGAGCTTAGACACAGGATCTGTATTTAAATCAGATTGGACCGTATCTATAATTTGTCAGTTCAGATATAATTGTATCAACTGTTTgtaaagtgtttttttaaataataagagACTGAACTTTTTCTATTTTCTGAAGCAActataaaagagaagatgtggtatgattgccaatgagacaactctccacaagggaccaaatgacacagaaagaaAACTGTTTTGTTCGTATGCATTCTCTGTTATCCTTTTATAGGaataatcatttatatttatatgttgcTACGCAGGCTCATTGTTTTCTTTCCGCGCGAAAATTCATTTTTAcatttgccccccccccttttttccactGTTCCGAAAATCAAAAGATCGTCCCCTTAATTGTTTCCATGCACTTTTCTTTATTTACATTCTCTTCCACCTGGGTGGAGAAACCTTTAAAAATCCGTCTGATGTGGAAATTCTACATGTGCATATAAAACGTTTGTGTATTGTACTACATTAAACGAGTAACACTATTCGCTTTGTGAACTATAATGCTGTCAATGCTAGATgattgtttaccatgtttaccaacCTTTGAGAAAGTTGACTCTATCGTTTGACTCCATGATGACGGTCTACAGACTAGGAATGCAATGAAACTTGTGTCTTATCGTTATCTTTTTTCTTGTTCTGCAATCCTAAGCACGAAGATAACAGTAtataaattattaataattaaaaaaaaaaaaaacaaattacaatcaTCGACAATTAAAATTATAACTTTCTGCTTTATATTCGCCCCTTTACATCTTTCAGTGCCACTACTTGTGTAACATAGTACGGACAGGTGACTGAAATGTAGGCAATGGTGTGCAA
This genomic interval carries:
- the LOC143056510 gene encoding urease accessory protein UreG-like, coding for MESNDRVNFLKAGPISDEHVNLHTSGHQHGDHHEHGHTHEIMENPGTFSSRDQPLYRTDWKQRAFTVGIGGPVGSGKTATVLAICKHLRDKHSICVVTNDIFTREDWEFLVRNKALPEERMTAVETGGCPHAAIREDYSLNMAEVRDLTRKFDPEVVIIESGGDNLAANFSRELADYIIYIIDVAGGDKIPRKGGPGITQSDLLVVNKTDLAEAVGADLKVMERDAAMMRQSGPTLFTQAKNMVGIPEICDLIMTAYKQSVKKST